In Verrucomicrobiota bacterium, the genomic window ACGGCCGTTGCGCCCACGCAGTTGTTCCAATACCGCGCGCTCGTCACCGCCGTTTACGACGGCGACACATGCACGGTGGACATCGACCTCGGTCTCGGCGTCTGGGTGCGCGGCGAAAAGCTCAGGCTCAACCGCATCAATGCGCCCGAGATGACCGGCAGCGATGCGCCGAAGGGCAAGCCCGCGCGCGACCATCTCAAGTCGCTTGTGGAGGGGAAGGAAGTCCTGCTGCAAACCATCAAGGACCGGCGCGAGAAATACGGCCGTTACCTCGCCGAAATCTGGCTCGAACAAACCGGCGCGCAGGCGC contains:
- a CDS encoding nuclease — translated: MPTPTAVAPTQLFQYRALVTAVYDGDTCTVDIDLGLGVWVRGEKLRLNRINAPEMTGSDAPKGKPARDHLKSLVEGKEVLLQTIKDRREKYGRYLAEIWLEQTGAQARNVNDAMVSAGHARYQDY